The following proteins are encoded in a genomic region of Comamonas resistens:
- a CDS encoding cysteine hydrolase family protein, whose protein sequence is MKKRGLIVVDLQNEYLPTGKLPLSGIEAASANAAKVIADARAKGVPVFHIRHEFANNEAPVFVPGTDGVEIQPAVAPFTGEPVIVKNYINSFRETNLKQQLDANGVEEVVVVGAMSHMCVDAVVRAAADMGYPVTVLHDACATLDLEFNGVTVPAAQVHAAMMAAFAFGYGTVKSSGEYLSA, encoded by the coding sequence ATGAAAAAGCGCGGTCTGATCGTCGTCGATCTGCAAAACGAGTATCTGCCTACGGGCAAATTGCCTCTTTCGGGCATCGAAGCGGCGTCTGCCAACGCAGCCAAGGTGATCGCGGACGCACGTGCCAAAGGTGTCCCGGTCTTTCACATCCGCCACGAGTTCGCCAACAACGAAGCCCCGGTGTTCGTGCCGGGCACCGATGGTGTGGAAATCCAGCCCGCCGTGGCGCCGTTCACAGGCGAACCTGTGATCGTCAAGAACTACATCAACTCCTTCCGCGAGACGAACCTCAAGCAGCAGCTCGATGCGAACGGCGTTGAAGAGGTCGTGGTCGTTGGTGCAATGAGCCACATGTGCGTGGATGCCGTGGTGCGTGCTGCTGCGGACATGGGATACCCCGTTACCGTGCTGCATGACGCCTGCGCCACGCTCGATCTGGAATTCAATGGAGTCACCGTCCCCGCAGCTCAGGTACACGCCGCCATGATGGCCGCTTTCGCCTTCGGCTATGGCACCGTGAAATCGTCGGGTGAGTACCTCTCGGCCTGA
- a CDS encoding ANTAR domain-containing response regulator — MNRQQPRATSPHLKELRQLKITLMHPDDTDGLLLAQQLQRIGCQVRNIWPPVQHLPEATDIVLLAVRPDFLHLPMIWAQGEQAPALVAVVNYENPTIVSAVLDLKALAILPSPIRSFGLLSTLVVARKTHRESRQMQLYIHKLQNKLLGQRGVTDAKAILIATHQVSEDRAYEMLREQAMKKRISIEEAAQAIIGASELLGMRGKPE; from the coding sequence GTGAACCGCCAGCAGCCCCGCGCTACTTCGCCGCACCTCAAAGAGCTACGCCAGCTCAAAATCACCCTCATGCATCCCGACGACACAGATGGCCTGCTGCTTGCCCAGCAACTCCAACGAATCGGCTGTCAAGTGCGGAACATTTGGCCACCCGTACAACACCTGCCTGAAGCCACCGACATCGTCCTATTGGCCGTACGCCCCGATTTTTTGCATCTGCCCATGATCTGGGCGCAAGGCGAACAGGCCCCCGCCCTTGTGGCCGTGGTGAATTATGAAAACCCCACCATTGTTTCTGCCGTTCTGGACCTCAAGGCCCTAGCCATCCTGCCTTCGCCCATCCGCTCCTTTGGTCTCCTCTCCACCTTGGTGGTCGCACGCAAAACCCACAGAGAGAGCAGGCAGATGCAGCTGTACATACACAAGCTGCAAAACAAACTACTCGGCCAGCGCGGTGTGACCGATGCCAAAGCCATTCTCATCGCCACCCACCAAGTCAGCGAAGACCGTGCCTACGAAATGTTGCGCGAGCAAGCTATGAAAAAGCGCATATCCATTGAAGAGGCTGCCCAAGCCATCATCGGCGCGAGTGAGTTGCTGGGGATGAGGGGCAAGCCTGAGTAG
- a CDS encoding transporter substrate-binding domain-containing protein has protein sequence MANTDPLRVGVLFSETGTTSSIGRSQLQGTLLALDEINSAGGVLGRELVVIRHDPASNPGRYAQLAEQLIVQDKVSTIFGCYMSSSRKAVLPVVEKWNKLLFYPTLYEGFEFSDNIIYTGAAPNQNSVQLADFMTSSLGARVYLIGSDYIYPYESNRIMRELVLQHPEGEILGERYLPLAATECDYRGVMEDVRQKRPDFIFSTVVGDSTARLYRAYADAGFNPKEMPICSLTTSEAEIGQMGFEVAAGHITSAPYFQSIQSVTNQRCLAHLKRLFGDDCRPNLCWEASYFQMHMFANAFRRSGSDTVSELLPYLLGSEFDAPQGRVRIDPSNHHTWVYPRIGRANAQGEFIILREAKRAVSPDPYLVTHSLGDWTAKIEV, from the coding sequence TTGGCAAACACTGACCCTTTACGCGTAGGCGTTCTTTTTTCGGAAACTGGCACCACTTCGTCCATTGGCCGATCACAACTCCAAGGCACGCTGCTAGCTCTTGATGAAATTAACAGCGCCGGTGGCGTGCTCGGGCGGGAACTGGTCGTAATACGCCATGACCCCGCTTCCAACCCAGGCCGCTACGCCCAACTGGCCGAGCAACTGATCGTGCAGGATAAAGTAAGCACCATCTTCGGCTGCTACATGTCGAGTAGCCGCAAGGCCGTGCTGCCCGTGGTAGAAAAATGGAACAAGCTCTTGTTCTATCCCACGCTGTACGAAGGCTTTGAGTTTTCAGACAACATTATCTACACCGGCGCGGCCCCCAACCAAAACAGCGTGCAGTTGGCCGATTTCATGACTAGCAGCCTTGGCGCGCGTGTCTACCTCATTGGTTCGGACTATATATACCCTTATGAATCCAACCGTATCATGCGCGAACTGGTGCTGCAACATCCCGAGGGCGAAATCCTCGGAGAACGTTACCTGCCGCTAGCTGCCACCGAGTGTGACTACCGCGGCGTCATGGAAGATGTGCGCCAGAAACGTCCAGACTTCATCTTCTCCACTGTCGTCGGCGACTCCACTGCCCGACTTTATCGAGCCTATGCCGATGCCGGCTTCAACCCCAAGGAAATGCCGATTTGCAGCCTCACCACATCGGAGGCCGAAATCGGACAAATGGGCTTTGAAGTCGCCGCTGGCCACATCACCTCAGCGCCTTATTTCCAGTCCATTCAATCTGTCACCAACCAGCGTTGTCTAGCCCATCTCAAGCGGCTGTTTGGTGACGACTGCCGTCCCAACCTGTGCTGGGAAGCTTCGTATTTCCAGATGCACATGTTTGCTAACGCCTTCCGCCGATCTGGTAGTGACACTGTCAGTGAATTGCTGCCGTACCTACTCGGCAGCGAGTTCGACGCACCGCAGGGGCGTGTACGCATCGACCCGAGCAACCACCACACCTGGGTCTACCCGCGCATAGGCCGCGCTAACGCGCAAGGCGAATTCATCATCCTGCGTGAGGCCAAACGTGCCGTATCGCCCGATCCCTACCTTGTCACCCACTCGCTGGGGGACTGGACAGCCAAAATAGAGGTCTGA
- a CDS encoding nitric oxide reductase activation protein NorD: MAPSTASSFSNNSTSAWIAGDDAHALELLAMLASGLALTRVNVQPLQAANLPQAAGGLFGSAAAKPASAARAILLPHSDAASASAAQLLLPPLPELSNVDRSRMHTAMVAHAAAHLTHSPARQPSQALKPMGMTVVSAMEDARVERLLLRDYPGVRRWFTEQLADEPEAENLSFLAFMARLDRILLLPNSQSGNHWINKARELFEKAVQTHGLEDYAAFRAISSILANDLGQMRVRMDPQHYVSPTLYRDDNSYLWEHPESDDSNDEALSLAQTAARPPPAQSSPQQESIEPQPLGQAQDFEIARFHYPEWDSKSEHMKADWCTVIEKFPAWQGLSEINNSRLPSNTRIDSLALPNARQLDRRHRLRRQWEGEDVDLNAAIEVQVDMRLNLRPDPRLFMRTGKGPRPTSILVLLDISESVNDIGPCGQCLLNLEKQAALMLAQSSTRGTGRLAIHAFSSNTRAEVNYYRLLDFGQPHTSATAAMIQSMRGRFSTRLGAAMRHACGLLRSEPEDQQTLLVVTDGAPADIDVHDKKYLIEDARHAVQEAKRAGVRVCCLAVDAQADAYVRHIFGWRDYSIADDAEQLVPRLTRMNARLAAGR; the protein is encoded by the coding sequence ATGGCCCCATCAACCGCCTCTTCCTTCAGCAACAATTCCACTTCTGCCTGGATCGCTGGAGACGACGCCCATGCCCTCGAGCTCCTGGCGATGCTCGCCTCGGGCCTGGCGCTGACTCGGGTAAACGTTCAGCCATTGCAAGCAGCCAACCTACCGCAGGCGGCAGGCGGTCTTTTTGGTAGCGCCGCGGCCAAGCCAGCCTCGGCGGCGCGTGCCATCTTGTTGCCGCATTCCGATGCAGCTTCGGCCAGCGCTGCCCAGTTGCTGCTACCGCCACTGCCCGAACTGAGCAATGTCGATCGTTCGCGAATGCACACCGCCATGGTTGCTCACGCTGCGGCACATTTGACGCACTCACCTGCGCGCCAGCCCAGCCAGGCCCTAAAGCCCATGGGTATGACGGTGGTCTCCGCCATGGAAGACGCCCGCGTCGAACGCCTGCTGCTACGCGATTACCCAGGCGTACGCCGTTGGTTTACCGAGCAGCTCGCAGACGAACCTGAGGCCGAGAACCTGAGCTTTCTAGCCTTCATGGCACGGCTTGATCGCATCTTGCTGCTGCCGAACAGCCAAAGTGGCAACCACTGGATCAACAAGGCACGCGAGCTTTTCGAAAAGGCTGTGCAAACCCATGGGCTCGAAGATTACGCTGCCTTCCGAGCCATCTCCTCCATCTTGGCCAATGACCTCGGACAGATGCGCGTGCGCATGGACCCACAGCACTATGTTTCGCCCACCCTCTATCGCGATGACAACAGCTATCTCTGGGAACATCCAGAATCCGATGACAGCAACGATGAGGCTCTATCGCTGGCCCAGACCGCCGCGCGCCCGCCTCCCGCACAATCGAGCCCCCAGCAAGAATCAATCGAACCACAGCCACTGGGCCAGGCCCAGGACTTTGAAATCGCGCGCTTCCACTATCCAGAATGGGACAGCAAGAGTGAGCACATGAAGGCGGACTGGTGCACAGTAATTGAGAAATTTCCCGCCTGGCAAGGTCTGAGTGAAATCAATAACTCTCGTCTGCCCAGCAATACCCGCATCGATAGCTTGGCACTGCCCAACGCTCGCCAGCTTGACCGCCGCCACCGCCTGCGCCGCCAATGGGAAGGAGAGGATGTAGATCTCAACGCAGCTATCGAAGTACAGGTGGACATGCGATTGAACCTCCGCCCCGACCCACGCCTGTTCATGCGCACCGGCAAAGGCCCACGCCCAACCAGCATACTGGTACTGCTTGACATTTCCGAATCGGTCAACGACATCGGCCCGTGCGGCCAATGCCTGCTCAATCTGGAAAAGCAAGCCGCGCTAATGCTGGCCCAATCGAGCACGCGCGGCACCGGTCGCCTCGCTATTCACGCCTTCTCTTCCAACACGCGGGCAGAGGTCAACTACTACCGCTTGCTTGATTTTGGCCAGCCCCACACCAGCGCCACCGCCGCCATGATCCAGTCCATGCGCGGGCGCTTCTCCACACGATTGGGTGCCGCCATGCGCCATGCCTGTGGCCTGCTGCGCAGCGAGCCCGAAGACCAGCAAACACTGCTAGTGGTCACCGACGGTGCCCCCGCCGACATCGACGTGCACGATAAAAAATACCTGATCGAAGACGCGCGCCACGCTGTCCAGGAAGCCAAGCGCGCAGGGGTGCGTGTTTGCTGCTTGGCCGTCGATGCGCAAGCTGATGCCTATGTGCGCCACATCTTTGGCTGGCGCGACTACAGCATCGCCGACGATGCGGAGCAACTGGTGCCGCGTTTGACGCGCATGAACGCCCGGCTGGCTGCGGGACGCTGA